In Arthrobacter sp. B3I9, the following are encoded in one genomic region:
- the murD gene encoding UDP-N-acetylmuramoyl-L-alanine--D-glutamate ligase produces MGGAPVTGPVPAALTTSPRVKDLTSWDSDWAGLRVVVTGIGVSGFAAADTLIELGARVVVVDAATSPKAQAQADTLRIVGAADVLLGEAAVLTVPRIDGEKPDLIVTSPGWRPDQSLLASAARAHIPVWGDVELAWRVRERKGRKTADWLTITGTNGKTTTVGMTESMLQAAGLKAIAVGNVGTPILDALRDPVDYDVFAVELSSFQLHWSHSVSPVASVCLNVAEDHVDWHGSYASYLADKAKVYENTQKACIYNAEQIETERMVEDADVVEGCRAVGFTTLTPAISMVGVVEDLLVDRAFIAERKDSAAELAAIADLGAVAPRHMVANALAAAALVRAYGVDPSAVRQGLLNYLPGDHRIQPVARRNGVVWINDSKATNPHAAAASLASFESVVWIAGGLSKGVNYDSLVREHAKRLKAVVLIGADSHELLSALQRHAPDVPVIGPGTGDTEDVQTAGQAHADAAPSPIYGEAVMAQAVAAAAQLATSGDIVLLAPAAASMDQFSSYAHRGDAFIEAVRELVEGQAQTSEE; encoded by the coding sequence ATGGGTGGTGCTCCTGTGACCGGCCCCGTCCCCGCAGCGCTGACCACCTCGCCGCGGGTGAAGGACTTGACCAGCTGGGACTCAGACTGGGCCGGCCTCCGGGTGGTCGTGACCGGCATCGGCGTGTCCGGCTTCGCGGCCGCCGACACCCTGATCGAGCTCGGCGCCCGGGTTGTCGTGGTGGACGCTGCCACCAGCCCGAAAGCGCAGGCGCAGGCGGATACACTCCGGATCGTCGGCGCCGCGGACGTGCTGCTCGGCGAGGCAGCCGTGCTCACGGTGCCCAGGATCGACGGCGAGAAGCCGGACCTGATTGTCACCTCCCCGGGCTGGCGGCCGGACCAGTCGCTGCTGGCGTCCGCCGCTAGGGCCCACATCCCCGTCTGGGGCGACGTCGAACTGGCCTGGCGGGTCCGGGAACGCAAGGGCCGCAAGACAGCGGACTGGCTCACCATCACGGGCACCAACGGCAAGACGACTACGGTCGGCATGACCGAGTCCATGCTGCAGGCCGCCGGACTGAAGGCGATCGCCGTCGGCAACGTCGGAACGCCGATCCTCGACGCCCTCCGTGACCCGGTGGATTACGACGTCTTCGCCGTCGAACTCTCTAGCTTCCAGCTGCACTGGAGCCATTCTGTGTCGCCCGTGGCCAGCGTGTGCCTCAACGTCGCCGAAGACCACGTGGACTGGCACGGCTCCTACGCTTCCTATCTGGCCGACAAGGCCAAGGTCTACGAGAACACCCAAAAGGCGTGCATCTACAACGCCGAGCAGATCGAAACCGAGCGCATGGTCGAAGACGCCGACGTCGTCGAGGGCTGCCGCGCGGTCGGCTTCACCACCCTCACCCCGGCCATCAGCATGGTCGGCGTCGTGGAAGACCTCCTGGTGGACCGCGCCTTCATTGCCGAACGCAAGGACAGCGCCGCGGAGCTTGCCGCCATCGCCGACCTGGGAGCGGTGGCGCCCCGCCACATGGTGGCCAACGCCCTGGCCGCCGCCGCCCTGGTCCGCGCCTACGGCGTGGATCCCTCCGCGGTCCGCCAGGGCCTGCTGAACTACCTGCCGGGCGACCACCGCATCCAACCGGTAGCCCGCCGCAACGGCGTGGTGTGGATCAACGACTCCAAGGCCACCAACCCGCACGCGGCGGCCGCCTCGCTCGCCAGCTTCGAGAGCGTGGTCTGGATCGCCGGCGGTCTTTCCAAAGGCGTCAACTACGACTCTCTCGTCCGCGAGCACGCCAAGCGGCTCAAGGCAGTGGTGCTGATCGGCGCCGACTCCCATGAACTCCTCTCCGCGCTGCAGCGACACGCACCCGATGTCCCCGTAATCGGGCCGGGTACGGGCGACACTGAAGACGTGCAGACTGCCGGACAGGCCCATGCCGACGCAGCCCCATCGCCGATCTACGGCGAGGCTGTGATGGCCCAGGCTGTCGCCGCGGCAGCGCAGCTGGCCACCTCGGGGGACATTGTGCTGCTGGCCCCGGCGGCTGCATCCATGGATCAGTTCTCTTCCTACGCTCACCGTGGCGACGCCTTCATCGAAGCTGTCCGCGAGCTCGTGGAAGGGCAGGCTCAGACCAGCGAGGAGTAA
- the mraY gene encoding phospho-N-acetylmuramoyl-pentapeptide-transferase — translation MIALLMGAGLALLFALVGTPLFIRLLVHKSYGQFIRDDGPTTHHTKRGTPTMGGTIVVLAVLASYGLTHLIMWMINPSSPGPSASALILLFLMVGMGLVGFLDDFIKISKQRSLGLNAKAKLILQAAVGVGFAVLALQFPDENQLTPASTQISLVRDIPWLNLAFGGTVLGAILFVLWSNLIVTAATNGVNLTDGLDGLAAGASIMVFGAYTLIGIWQSNQSCGSPRQAGSGCYSVRDPLDLALLAAILSAALVGFLWWNTSPAKIFMGDTGSLAIGGAVAGFAILSRTELLLAFIGGLFVLITLSVIIQVGYFKITKGKRFFKMAPLQHHFELKGWAEVTVVVRFWIICGLTVAAGLGIFYAEWVVLL, via the coding sequence GTGATCGCACTGCTGATGGGCGCCGGCCTGGCGCTGCTCTTTGCCCTCGTGGGCACCCCGCTGTTCATCCGGCTCCTGGTCCATAAGAGCTACGGGCAATTCATCCGCGATGACGGCCCCACGACGCACCACACCAAGCGCGGCACCCCCACCATGGGCGGCACCATAGTGGTCCTCGCCGTCCTCGCCAGCTACGGGCTGACCCACCTGATCATGTGGATGATCAACCCGTCCTCACCGGGCCCTTCCGCCTCAGCGCTGATCCTGCTGTTCCTCATGGTCGGAATGGGACTCGTCGGATTCCTCGATGACTTCATCAAGATCTCCAAGCAGCGCAGCCTCGGCCTGAACGCCAAGGCGAAGCTGATCCTGCAGGCCGCCGTCGGCGTCGGTTTCGCCGTCCTGGCACTGCAGTTCCCCGACGAGAACCAGCTGACGCCGGCGTCCACGCAGATCTCCCTGGTCCGGGACATCCCGTGGCTGAACCTGGCTTTCGGCGGGACGGTGCTCGGCGCCATCCTGTTCGTGCTGTGGTCGAACCTGATCGTGACGGCGGCGACCAACGGCGTGAACCTCACCGACGGCCTCGACGGGCTGGCGGCCGGCGCCTCCATCATGGTGTTCGGCGCCTATACCCTCATCGGCATCTGGCAGAGCAACCAGTCCTGCGGCTCCCCGCGTCAGGCCGGAAGCGGCTGCTACTCGGTCCGCGATCCGCTGGACCTCGCACTGCTGGCCGCCATTCTCAGTGCTGCCCTGGTGGGCTTCCTCTGGTGGAACACCTCGCCGGCTAAAATCTTCATGGGCGACACGGGATCGCTGGCCATCGGCGGCGCGGTCGCCGGCTTCGCGATCCTCTCCCGGACGGAACTGCTGCTGGCCTTCATCGGCGGCCTGTTCGTCCTGATCACCCTGTCCGTCATCATCCAGGTCGGCTACTTCAAGATCACCAAGGGAAAGCGGTTCTTCAAAATGGCCCCGCTCCAGCATCACTTCGAACTCAAGGGCTGGGCGGAAGTCACCGTCGTTGTCCGCTTCTGGATCATCTGCGGGCTGACTGTCGCGGCGGGGCTCGGAATCTTCTACGCAGAATGGGTGGTGCTCCTGTGA
- the murF gene encoding UDP-N-acetylmuramoyl-tripeptide--D-alanyl-D-alanine ligase, producing the protein MIAFTAAEIAEITNGRLAAEPGITPGSVVTDSREATAGSLYVAKPGEAADGHDFVAAAFERGAVLALVERDIAGADGQSYPAVVVKDSVLAMGALAAEAVRRIRARRDAEGMPLTVIGITGSAGKTTTKDLLAGILAEQGETVAPQGSYNGEVGVPLTVFKAGFGTRYFVIEMGATGIGHIRYLADMVRPDIGVVLGVGTAHAGEFGGVENIAIAKGELVEALPAAGTAVLNVDDARVAGMAGRTRARVLGYSAQAAGDGSRAGVRAEGVELNASGNPEFELFLPGDTTGHHVSSGLIGAHHVGNLLAAAAAAHAAGVPAESIAASLSAQTAASRWRMERTERADGVTIINDAYNANPESMRAALRTLADLGRGRRTWAVLGAMLELGPDSIREHIAVGTQVVRLNISRLVVVGREARSLYVSAVNEGSWGEECVFTETADEAFELLQAQLEPGDLVLFKSSNSIGLRHLGDRIASPLESTGTATEGSAL; encoded by the coding sequence ATGATTGCATTCACAGCGGCGGAAATCGCCGAAATAACCAACGGCCGGCTGGCCGCCGAACCGGGCATCACGCCCGGCTCCGTGGTGACCGACTCCCGCGAAGCCACGGCGGGTTCCCTCTATGTGGCCAAGCCCGGGGAGGCAGCCGACGGCCACGATTTCGTGGCCGCCGCCTTCGAGCGCGGCGCTGTCCTGGCCCTCGTGGAGAGGGACATCGCCGGCGCCGATGGACAAAGCTACCCGGCAGTCGTGGTGAAGGACTCGGTCCTCGCGATGGGCGCCCTCGCCGCCGAAGCCGTCCGCCGGATCCGCGCCCGCCGCGACGCCGAAGGCATGCCGCTGACGGTCATCGGAATCACCGGCTCCGCGGGCAAGACCACCACCAAGGACCTGCTGGCCGGGATCCTCGCCGAACAGGGCGAAACGGTGGCCCCGCAGGGCTCCTATAACGGCGAAGTCGGCGTCCCGCTGACCGTCTTCAAGGCCGGCTTCGGCACCCGCTACTTCGTCATTGAAATGGGCGCCACAGGAATCGGCCACATCCGCTACCTCGCCGACATGGTCCGCCCGGACATCGGCGTCGTCCTTGGCGTCGGCACGGCCCACGCCGGCGAATTCGGCGGCGTGGAGAACATCGCCATCGCCAAGGGCGAACTCGTCGAAGCCCTTCCGGCCGCCGGCACCGCCGTCCTCAACGTCGACGACGCCCGGGTCGCCGGCATGGCGGGGCGCACCCGTGCCAGGGTTCTCGGCTACTCTGCGCAGGCCGCAGGCGACGGCTCCCGGGCGGGTGTCCGGGCGGAAGGCGTTGAACTGAACGCCTCGGGCAACCCTGAATTCGAGCTCTTCCTGCCGGGGGACACCACCGGCCACCACGTCAGCTCGGGGCTGATCGGCGCCCACCACGTGGGCAACCTGCTGGCCGCAGCCGCGGCTGCCCATGCCGCGGGGGTCCCCGCCGAGTCGATCGCCGCTTCGCTCAGCGCGCAGACTGCTGCCAGCCGCTGGCGGATGGAACGCACCGAGCGGGCCGACGGCGTCACCATCATCAACGACGCCTACAACGCGAACCCGGAATCCATGCGCGCAGCCCTGCGGACCCTCGCGGACCTGGGCCGGGGCCGTCGCACCTGGGCGGTGCTCGGCGCAATGCTCGAGCTGGGACCCGACTCCATCCGCGAACACATTGCCGTCGGCACCCAGGTGGTCCGGCTCAACATCTCCCGCCTGGTCGTGGTGGGCAGAGAAGCGCGTTCGTTGTACGTCTCCGCCGTAAACGAAGGATCCTGGGGCGAGGAATGCGTCTTCACCGAGACCGCGGACGAAGCCTTCGAGCTCCTGCAGGCTCAACTCGAGCCAGGAGACCTGGTGCTGTTCAAGTCCTCAAACAGCATCGGCCTGCGCCACCTGGGCGATCGGATAGCATCGCCTCTCGAATCCACCGGAACCGCCACTGAAGGGAGTGCGCTGTGA
- a CDS encoding UDP-N-acetylmuramoyl-L-alanyl-D-glutamate--2,6-diaminopimelate ligase — MSELNAPENSAAPSGPVSTSGFRPAGVDPVPLATIGEFIGVAVPGTSGTVPVTGISLNSRSVQHGDLYVALPGATRHGADFVSDAVGAGAAAVLTDDAGARLLALGNDVPVPVLLAAEPRGLVGRLSALIYRSRPLDAPSPALYGVTGTNGKTTTTYFINSLLGALGQRTGLIGTIEILAGGEPIPSLLTTPESTDVHALLALMRERGLDAASMEVSSHAVSFHRVDGVLFDVAGFTNLTQDHLDLHGSMEEYFQTKARLFTAERARAAVVTVDDEWGRRLAASAGIPVTTLATAADGGRVGGPAELPAADWTVVHSQPRGLGTEFGLRHRDGTELRVHTGLPGSFNVANAALATAMVLAGGATPDEVQAALDAADPFTVAVPGRMQLVATAPAAVVDFAHNPDALARALEAVRSPEPGSRVIVVFGATGQRDQGKRPTMGAIAARLADVVIVSDDDPHDEDAAAIRADVMAGAVEAKASEGLACTVLEVFPRDAAIRKAVELAGHADTILVAGRGHEVWQEVKGVNLALDDRVELRSALTARGFTVLDDQRIES, encoded by the coding sequence TTGTCAGAGTTGAACGCCCCAGAGAATTCCGCCGCGCCGTCCGGGCCGGTCTCCACGTCGGGCTTCCGGCCCGCAGGAGTGGACCCGGTGCCGCTGGCAACCATCGGGGAGTTCATCGGCGTCGCTGTTCCCGGCACGTCTGGCACGGTACCGGTCACCGGAATCTCCCTGAACTCACGCAGCGTCCAGCACGGGGATCTGTACGTGGCCCTTCCGGGCGCCACCCGTCACGGGGCCGACTTCGTCTCCGACGCCGTCGGCGCAGGAGCCGCGGCCGTGCTTACGGACGACGCCGGTGCGCGGCTCCTGGCGCTGGGCAACGACGTCCCCGTCCCGGTGCTGCTGGCAGCAGAGCCGCGCGGCCTGGTCGGACGGCTGTCCGCCCTGATCTACCGGAGCCGGCCGCTGGACGCGCCCTCTCCGGCCCTGTACGGCGTCACCGGTACCAACGGCAAGACGACCACCACCTACTTCATCAACTCCCTGCTGGGAGCCCTCGGGCAGCGGACCGGCCTGATCGGGACCATCGAGATCCTCGCGGGCGGGGAACCGATTCCCAGCCTGCTCACCACGCCGGAATCCACCGACGTCCACGCTTTGCTGGCCCTCATGCGCGAACGCGGCCTCGATGCTGCCTCGATGGAGGTCTCCTCGCACGCCGTCTCGTTCCACCGGGTGGACGGCGTCCTGTTCGACGTCGCCGGCTTCACCAACCTGACCCAGGACCACCTGGACCTGCACGGCAGCATGGAGGAGTATTTCCAGACCAAGGCCCGGCTCTTCACCGCCGAGCGCGCCCGGGCGGCGGTGGTCACCGTCGACGACGAATGGGGACGGAGGCTCGCGGCGTCGGCAGGGATTCCGGTCACCACCCTCGCCACGGCTGCCGACGGCGGCCGCGTCGGGGGTCCGGCGGAATTGCCCGCTGCCGACTGGACTGTCGTCCATTCCCAGCCGCGGGGGCTCGGGACCGAGTTCGGCCTGCGGCACCGCGACGGCACCGAACTGCGCGTGCACACCGGGCTGCCGGGAAGCTTCAACGTCGCCAACGCAGCACTGGCCACGGCCATGGTCCTGGCCGGTGGAGCCACTCCGGACGAGGTGCAGGCCGCTTTGGACGCAGCGGATCCCTTCACCGTGGCCGTGCCCGGCCGCATGCAGCTCGTTGCCACGGCTCCTGCCGCCGTGGTGGACTTCGCCCACAACCCGGACGCCCTCGCCCGCGCGCTCGAAGCCGTGCGTTCGCCCGAGCCGGGCTCCCGGGTGATCGTCGTCTTCGGCGCCACCGGCCAGCGCGACCAGGGCAAGCGCCCGACCATGGGCGCCATCGCCGCCCGGCTCGCCGACGTCGTCATTGTCAGCGACGATGACCCGCACGATGAAGATGCGGCAGCCATCCGTGCCGATGTGATGGCCGGCGCCGTGGAGGCCAAGGCCAGCGAGGGCCTTGCCTGCACTGTCCTGGAGGTCTTCCCCCGCGACGCCGCCATCCGCAAGGCGGTGGAACTCGCCGGACACGCGGATACCATCCTGGTTGCCGGCCGCGGCCACGAGGTCTGGCAGGAGGTCAAGGGCGTCAACCTGGCGCTCGATGACCGGGTGGAGCTGCGCTCCGCCTTGACAGCACGAGGATTCACCGTTCTCGACGACCAGCGGATAGAGTCCTAA
- a CDS encoding penicillin-binding protein 2 has product MADKTGKAPKTKVPSATRRLRLGLGLMLTLLLVVGGKLFLVQGLDVGGMAEAALNNRLTPVNLPAERGSILDSAGTVLASSVIRYNIVVDQTINTKTETFRRLDTVDGKDELVQVSRDQGITELAGLLGMDKDDVREALTGTKRYYIVAKDVKPDIEDRISKLQIPGLVSEGTSKRVYPNGAVAGGIVGFLKDGTTGQAGLEQTQDEILRGTPGKRLFEIGADGLRIPVGVDQLTPAVNGKDIKLTLNSDLQYFAQQAIQSQRDKLGAEWGVIIVSDIKTGNIIAMADTNTPDPNDPGRSAPEDRGVRAVTAAYEPGSVEKMITASALIEEGKASPLDTFTIPPTYTVDGQTFSDAFVHGTEKRTLAGILGWSMNTGTVMAGQRLSKDQRHDWLQRFGIGDAPHIGLPAEATGILTPADQWDGRQEYTVLFGQGVSQSTLQTVRAFQTVANDGVMLQPRLIDSYIDPDGTEEKVPAQPPRQVVSKDTAKQVRDILESAVTEGQIKEAGIDGYRVGAKTGTSQSPCDDGKPGFCGFTASMVGMAPMDDPRFIVGVVLQRPKGDIYGISNGPVFRSVMSQTLRTFNIQPSTGEPARLPQFAK; this is encoded by the coding sequence GTGGCGGACAAGACCGGCAAGGCACCCAAGACAAAGGTGCCAAGCGCCACACGGCGGCTGCGCCTGGGCCTCGGTCTCATGCTCACGCTCCTGCTCGTCGTCGGCGGCAAGCTGTTCCTGGTCCAGGGTCTCGACGTCGGCGGCATGGCCGAGGCGGCACTGAACAACCGGCTCACACCGGTCAACCTCCCGGCCGAACGCGGCAGCATCCTGGACTCCGCCGGCACCGTGCTGGCCAGCAGCGTGATCCGCTACAACATCGTGGTGGACCAGACCATCAACACCAAGACCGAGACGTTCCGGCGGCTCGACACGGTGGACGGCAAGGATGAACTCGTCCAGGTCTCCCGGGACCAGGGAATTACGGAGCTCGCGGGGCTGCTCGGCATGGACAAGGACGACGTCCGAGAAGCGCTCACCGGCACCAAGCGGTACTACATCGTGGCCAAGGACGTGAAGCCGGACATCGAGGACCGGATCTCCAAGCTGCAGATCCCCGGGCTGGTCAGCGAAGGCACCAGCAAGCGGGTCTACCCGAATGGGGCGGTCGCAGGCGGCATCGTGGGTTTCCTGAAGGACGGCACCACCGGCCAGGCAGGGCTTGAGCAGACCCAGGACGAGATCCTCAGGGGAACACCCGGCAAGCGCCTCTTCGAAATCGGTGCCGACGGACTGCGCATCCCCGTCGGCGTGGACCAGCTGACCCCCGCCGTGAACGGCAAGGACATCAAGCTCACACTGAACTCGGACCTCCAGTACTTCGCGCAGCAGGCGATCCAAAGCCAGCGGGACAAGCTCGGCGCCGAGTGGGGCGTCATCATCGTCTCGGACATCAAGACGGGCAATATCATCGCGATGGCGGACACCAACACGCCGGATCCCAACGACCCGGGACGCTCCGCCCCCGAGGACCGCGGTGTCCGGGCCGTCACGGCCGCCTACGAGCCCGGTTCGGTGGAAAAGATGATCACCGCATCGGCCCTGATCGAGGAGGGCAAGGCCAGCCCGCTGGACACCTTCACCATTCCGCCGACCTACACGGTAGACGGCCAGACCTTCAGCGACGCCTTCGTCCACGGCACGGAAAAACGGACCCTGGCCGGCATCCTCGGCTGGTCGATGAACACCGGCACCGTCATGGCCGGGCAGCGGCTGAGCAAGGACCAGCGCCACGACTGGCTGCAGAGGTTCGGCATCGGCGACGCCCCGCACATCGGGCTGCCGGCAGAGGCCACCGGCATCCTGACGCCGGCAGACCAATGGGACGGCCGGCAGGAATACACGGTGCTGTTCGGGCAAGGCGTCTCGCAGTCCACGCTCCAGACGGTCCGCGCGTTCCAGACCGTCGCCAACGACGGCGTGATGCTCCAGCCCCGGCTGATCGACAGCTACATCGACCCGGACGGGACCGAGGAAAAGGTCCCGGCACAACCGCCGCGGCAGGTGGTGTCCAAGGACACGGCCAAGCAGGTCCGCGACATCCTGGAAAGTGCCGTGACTGAGGGCCAGATCAAGGAAGCCGGGATCGACGGATACAGGGTGGGCGCGAAGACCGGCACATCCCAGTCTCCGTGCGACGACGGCAAACCCGGGTTCTGCGGTTTCACCGCCTCCATGGTGGGGATGGCGCCGATGGACGATCCGCGGTTTATTGTTGGAGTAGTCCTGCAACGGCCCAAAGGTGATATCTACGGCATCTCGAATGGCCCGGTATTCCGCTCGGTGATGAGCCAGACGCTGCGGACGTTCAACATCCAGCCGTCCACCGGCGAACCCGCCCGGCTGCCGCAGTTTGCCAAGTAG
- the rsmH gene encoding 16S rRNA (cytosine(1402)-N(4))-methyltransferase RsmH: MTDPHHKPTSERHVPVLKDRCINLLAPAFNDARGRGEAPVVIDATLGMGGHSEAMLQRFPDLHLIGIDRDEEALALAGERLKPFAERIDLVHAVYDQIQDVVEDLGFSQVHGVLMDLGVSSLQLDERERGFAYSFDAPLDMRMDTSRGQTAADVVNNYSEEDLVRIIRKWGEEKFAGRIANRIVSARAEKPFTTTGELVEQIRGVVPAGAAKSGGHPAKRTFQALRIEVNEELDVLERAIPAALGAIAVTGRVVVMSYHSLEDKIVKGFFQAGSKSSAPLGFPVELEEHKAELKTLTKGTEVPTAAEIAENPRAASARLRAVERIRARRDA, encoded by the coding sequence ATGACGGACCCTCACCACAAGCCCACGTCCGAACGGCATGTACCGGTCCTCAAGGACCGGTGCATCAATTTGTTGGCACCCGCTTTCAACGACGCCCGTGGCCGTGGCGAAGCGCCGGTGGTCATTGACGCGACGCTCGGCATGGGCGGGCACTCCGAGGCCATGCTGCAGCGCTTTCCGGACCTGCACCTGATCGGCATCGACCGCGACGAGGAAGCCCTTGCCCTGGCGGGGGAGCGGCTCAAGCCTTTCGCCGAACGGATCGACCTGGTCCACGCCGTGTACGACCAGATCCAGGACGTCGTCGAGGACCTCGGCTTCAGCCAGGTACATGGCGTCCTCATGGACCTGGGCGTCTCCTCGCTCCAGCTCGATGAGCGGGAACGCGGCTTCGCCTACTCCTTTGATGCCCCGCTGGACATGCGGATGGACACCAGCCGGGGCCAGACGGCCGCCGACGTCGTGAACAACTACAGCGAAGAGGACCTCGTCCGGATCATCCGGAAGTGGGGCGAAGAGAAGTTCGCCGGCCGGATCGCCAACAGGATCGTCAGTGCCCGGGCCGAGAAGCCGTTCACCACTACCGGGGAGCTCGTCGAGCAGATCCGCGGGGTTGTCCCGGCGGGTGCCGCCAAGTCCGGGGGACACCCCGCCAAGCGCACCTTCCAGGCGCTGCGGATCGAGGTCAATGAAGAACTGGACGTGCTCGAGCGCGCCATCCCCGCAGCTCTGGGTGCCATCGCCGTTACCGGCCGCGTCGTGGTGATGTCGTACCACTCGCTGGAAGACAAGATCGTCAAGGGCTTCTTCCAGGCAGGCTCCAAATCCTCCGCCCCGCTGGGATTCCCGGTGGAGCTCGAGGAGCACAAGGCAGAACTGAAGACCCTCACGAAGGGCACCGAGGTGCCCACCGCCGCCGAAATCGCCGAAAATCCGCGCGCAGCCTCCGCCAGGCTCCGCGCCGTGGAACGCATCAGAGCCAGGAGAGACGCATGA
- the mraZ gene encoding division/cell wall cluster transcriptional repressor MraZ: MFLGTHSPRLDEKGRIILPAKFREELAGGLVLTRGQERCIYVFSEAEFGRVHEQMREAPISNKQARDYIRVFLSGASDEVPDKQGRVTIPQALREYAGLGRELAVIGAGTRAEIWDAQAWNEYLAEKETAFSETDDAIPGIL; the protein is encoded by the coding sequence GTGTTTCTCGGCACGCATTCGCCGCGTCTGGACGAAAAGGGCCGCATCATCCTCCCGGCGAAGTTCCGTGAGGAACTTGCCGGCGGGCTGGTTCTCACAAGGGGCCAGGAGCGCTGTATCTACGTCTTCAGTGAGGCGGAATTCGGCCGGGTTCACGAGCAGATGCGGGAGGCTCCAATCTCCAACAAGCAGGCGCGTGACTACATCCGGGTTTTTCTCTCTGGAGCCTCCGACGAGGTACCCGACAAGCAGGGGCGCGTGACCATTCCGCAGGCGCTCCGGGAGTACGCGGGACTCGGCAGGGAACTGGCCGTCATTGGCGCCGGAACCCGGGCGGAGATCTGGGATGCCCAAGCCTGGAACGAGTACCTCGCCGAGAAGGAAACTGCCTTCTCGGAGACCGACGACGCCATACCCGGAATCCTCTAG
- a CDS encoding DUF3040 domain-containing protein: protein MPLSEHEQKLLEQLEKQLHEDDPKFASSMGSDPGRSWSTRHLVIGVLATLAGVLLLLVGVTVQSILVGVLGFVVMGAGVYFATMRSSVAAKAKSGGNAKKSGKSRSSFMSNLEERWDERHRGEQ, encoded by the coding sequence ATGCCGCTCTCGGAGCACGAACAGAAGTTGCTGGAGCAACTTGAGAAGCAGCTGCATGAGGACGATCCCAAGTTCGCCAGCTCAATGGGCTCGGACCCGGGACGTTCATGGTCGACGCGCCACCTGGTGATCGGCGTGCTGGCCACGCTGGCGGGGGTCCTGCTCCTGCTGGTGGGCGTCACTGTCCAGAGCATCCTGGTCGGGGTACTCGGATTTGTCGTGATGGGGGCCGGCGTTTACTTCGCAACCATGCGCAGTTCCGTCGCAGCCAAGGCGAAGTCCGGCGGCAACGCGAAGAAGTCCGGAAAGTCGAGGAGCTCATTCATGAGCAACCTCGAGGAACGCTGGGACGAACGGCACCGCGGAGAGCAGTAG
- the dinB gene encoding DNA polymerase IV → MLHVDMDAFFVSVELRTRPDLLGKPVIVGYPADRSVVLSASYEARAFGVRSAMPMTVAARMCPSATIIEPRHKLYYEVSGQIMDIFGSITDLVEPLSVDEAFLDVGGAIRRLGTPRDIGELIRARVRRELGITASVGIAASKFVAKIASTRCKPDGLLLIGPDETVTYLHTLPVSALWGVGAKTVEVLSRLGIRTVADVAASPLPSLRKVLGASGEHVYRLSWGIDPRPVTPVRLEKSIGAEETFAVDTADDALLHRELLRLSHRTAERLRGAGMHARTVALKLRYADFSTITRSRTVSTPIDSAQLLYAVAVQLLESIGERPMTVRLVGIRAEQLEEAAQAPLQLSLDRRDDNWRAAEQALDAVSRKFGTKSVLPARLLDPGRNAG, encoded by the coding sequence ATCCTGCACGTGGATATGGATGCCTTCTTCGTCTCGGTGGAGCTCCGCACCCGGCCGGACCTTCTGGGCAAACCCGTCATCGTCGGCTACCCCGCAGACCGCTCCGTCGTGCTTTCCGCCTCCTATGAGGCCCGCGCTTTCGGCGTGCGGTCGGCGATGCCGATGACGGTAGCGGCCCGCATGTGCCCCTCGGCAACCATCATCGAACCGCGCCACAAGCTGTACTACGAAGTATCCGGACAGATCATGGACATCTTCGGCTCCATCACCGACCTGGTGGAACCACTGAGTGTCGATGAAGCCTTCCTCGACGTCGGTGGGGCGATCCGCCGGCTCGGGACACCACGGGACATCGGCGAGCTCATCCGTGCCCGGGTGCGCCGGGAACTGGGCATCACGGCGTCCGTCGGGATTGCCGCCAGCAAGTTCGTGGCCAAGATCGCATCCACCCGGTGCAAACCGGATGGCCTGCTGCTGATCGGCCCGGACGAGACAGTGACGTATCTGCACACCCTGCCCGTGAGCGCGCTTTGGGGCGTGGGCGCCAAAACCGTCGAGGTGCTGTCCCGGCTGGGCATCCGCACCGTGGCCGACGTCGCCGCCTCGCCGCTGCCCTCGCTACGGAAAGTGCTTGGCGCCTCCGGTGAGCACGTGTACCGCCTCTCCTGGGGCATCGACCCACGCCCGGTAACTCCGGTGCGGCTGGAGAAGAGTATCGGGGCCGAAGAAACTTTCGCCGTGGACACCGCCGACGACGCGCTGCTGCACCGTGAACTGCTGCGCCTCTCGCACCGCACGGCCGAGCGGCTCCGCGGTGCCGGGATGCATGCGCGCACCGTCGCCCTCAAGCTCCGCTATGCGGATTTCTCCACCATCACCCGCTCCCGCACCGTCAGCACGCCGATCGACAGCGCCCAGCTGCTCTACGCCGTGGCCGTGCAGCTCCTGGAATCCATCGGGGAGCGGCCGATGACCGTCCGGCTCGTCGGCATCCGGGCCGAACAGCTGGAGGAAGCCGCCCAGGCGCCGCTGCAACTCAGCCTGGACCGCCGGGATGACAACTGGCGCGCGGCCGAGCAGGCGCTGGATGCTGTATCGCGGAAATTCGGGACGAAATCGGTGCTGCCGGCCCGGCTCCTCGACCCCGGCCGGAATGCCGGCTGA